The following proteins come from a genomic window of Oncorhynchus mykiss isolate Arlee chromosome 19, USDA_OmykA_1.1, whole genome shotgun sequence:
- the LOC110498111 gene encoding integrin beta-1-binding protein 1 isoform X2, producing MFRKVKKHRSSSQSSKISTKIKGVLQSHPLYLSVRMLCYDDGLGSGKNLLALKTTDAKQQECSIWVYQWSSAEQGQAICRCCPTVC from the exons ATGTTCCGGAAGGTCAAAAAGCATCGCAGCAGCTCCCAAAGCAGTAAGATCAGTACCAAGATCAAG GGCGTTCTGCAGAGCCACCCTCTCTACCTGAGTGTGAGGATGCTGTGTTATGATGACGGCCTGGGGTCTGGGAAGAACCTGCTGGCTCTCAAGACCACCGACGCCAAGCAGCAGGAGTGTAGCATCTGGGTGTACCAGTGGAGCAGCGCG GAACAAGGCCAGGCCATCTGCAGGTGTTGTCCGACTGTGTGCTGA
- the LOC110498111 gene encoding integrin beta-1-binding protein 1 isoform X1: MFRKVKKHRSSSQSSKISTKIKGVLQSHPLYLSVRMLCYDDGLGSGKNLLALKTTDAKQQECSIWVYQWSSAVSVCEQGQAICRCCPTVC, translated from the exons ATGTTCCGGAAGGTCAAAAAGCATCGCAGCAGCTCCCAAAGCAGTAAGATCAGTACCAAGATCAAG GGCGTTCTGCAGAGCCACCCTCTCTACCTGAGTGTGAGGATGCTGTGTTATGATGACGGCCTGGGGTCTGGGAAGAACCTGCTGGCTCTCAAGACCACCGACGCCAAGCAGCAGGAGTGTAGCATCTGGGTGTACCAGTGGAGCAGCGCGGTGAGTGTCTGT GAACAAGGCCAGGCCATCTGCAGGTGTTGTCCGACTGTGTGCTGA